The window CTGCGGTGTCATATACCTTCAGACCGTCAGCCTCAACCTGCTTTCTTCTTGCAGATGTAGGAGTAAGTCCTACTATTACATTAACTCCGCTGTCCTTTAAGTTCTGTGCATGTGCATGCCCCTGACTTCCGTATCCTATAACCGCTACTGTTTTTCCCTCCAGTAGTTTCAAATTGCAGTCACTGTCATAATACATTTTTGCCATAATTTTAAGCCTCCCATATTTTAATCATTGCAATTCTAAAGAATCACATTGTTTTTAGTTAACTATATTTCTTCCGTACTTCCTGCCTTAATATACTTATTGCCTCTTTCAATAGCAATTGTACCTGTTCTTACGATTTCCTTTATACCAAACTGTCTGAGCATATCTTCAAGAGCCCTGACTTTATCCCCTGAACCTGATATTTCAACAGTTAATGTATTTTTTGATACATCTACAATTTTTGCTCTGAATATTTCAACTATCTGAACTATTTCAGACCTTGTAGAGGATGTTGCATTAACCTTTATCAGAGCAAGCTCACGACTTACGGAGTCAGTATTTTCTAAAGCTCTTATTTTAATTATGTCTATTAACTTATTCAACTGCTTGCTTACCTGCTCAACAGTATACTCGTCTCCGTCAACTACAATAGTCATTCGTGATACTTCGGGATTCTCTGTTACCCCCACTGCAAGGCTATCAATATTGAACCCCCTCCTGCTGAATAAACCTGCTACTCTGGACAATACTCCGGAGCGGTTTTCAACCAGTACAGAAAGTGTATGTTTTGCCATTTCTTATTCCCCCTCTGTCTAAACCGTTTCTTCTTCAGGATCTACTATACATTCCAGCAGATATGCATTATCATCATCAAGAAAGCTGTCCAATGCACTGTCTATCTGCGAATTACAGGATATTCTTTTTGATTTGAATCCATATGCCTCGGCTATTTTAACGAAGTCAGGATTATCATCAAGAAATACCTGCGAATACCTCTTTTTATATTTGTTCTTCTGCATTTCACGAACCATGCCCAACCTGCTGTTATTGAGTATAAGGATTTTAACTCCCAGTCTGTTTTGTTTTATGGTACCCAACTCCGGCATTGACATCTGAAAACTTCCGTCACCGCCTATAACAACTACCGTACTGCCAGGTTTCCCCGTTTTGACTCCAATTCCTGCCGGAAGGCCATATCCCATAGTTCCTAATCCCCCTGAGGTTATAAAAGAACCCGGGGTTCTTGCAATAAAATTGTTTGCCGCCCATATCTGATTCTGTCCGACTTCCGTAACTACTATTGCGTCATCATTAAGTCTTTTTGAAAGTTCAGCTATAAGCTTCTTGGGATTTACATAATTATTTTTCTCTGTTAATTCAACTTTGTTCTTTTTAACAGCCTGCTGCAAACTTTCTAACCATTGTAAAGTATTACATTTTTGAATAGACTTATACAAGTCCTCAAGTATCAAGCCTGCATCTCCTACAACAGGTATGGTAGTACTTACATTTTTTCCTATCTCGGCAGGGTCGATGTCAATATGAATTATTCCTGCCTTTTCAGCTATCTTGCCTGCAGTTCCCAAAGCACGGTCTCCCACTCTGGCCCCTATTATTATAAGGAGGTCTGTGTTATGTACCGCATAGTTAGCGGCATATACACCATGGGAGCCTAACATTCCGAAATTCAAAGGATGCTCTACAGGGATTGACCCAATTCCCATTAACGTTGTCACAACAGGTATCTGGCACTTCTCTGCAAGCCTTGTCATTACCTCTGATGCCTTAGCGGATATAACTCCGCCTCCCGCACATATTATTGGTCTTTGTGAGCTTGTAATCGCCTCTGCAATCCTTCTTATCTGCTGGGGATGACCTTTGTAATTTGGCTTATATCCCTTAATATCTACCTCATGGGGATATATAAAATCAAGTTCATCTGTCTGTATGTCCACAGGTACATCTATCAGTACCGGGCCGGGCCTGCCGGTGGAAGCAATATGGAATGCTTCTTTTACTATTCTGGGCAAATCCTTAATGTTTTTTACTAAGTAGTTATGCTTGCAGAAGGGTTCTGTAGCTCCTGTAATATCGACCTCCTGAAACACATCCCTGCCTATCAAATCAAGTGATACCTGACCTGTTATAGCTACCATTGGAATCGAATCCGAATATGCAGTTGCAATCCCTGTTATAAGGTTTGTCGCACCCGGTCCCGAGGTAGCTACACATACCCCCGTCTTTCCGGTAACTCTTGAATATCCGCTGGCAGCATGTGCCGCTCCCTGCTCATGTCTTGTAAGTACATGATTGATATCCGAATCCAGCAGTGCATCATAAAATGGACAGATTGCCGCACCGGGATATCCGAAAATTGTAGTTACGTTCTCCAACTCAAGTGCCTTTACCAACGCCTGCGCTCCTGTTATTTTCAATGGCAATCCTCCTTTTATACTCTAGGTTATACTCAGATTAGTTATAAAAAACCCCTCATCTCTGCTATTACGCAGGGACGAGGGGATAATTCCGCCGTGGTACCACCCTGATTTAATGCAGTAAATTAACTGCATCCTCAGTGAGCAACCGGACGCGTGTCCGTGCTCCTCAGCTATATCGTTGCCACCGCCGATACTTAGTCAATCCAATTGTTTGGGTATCGGGCCTCCGGAATGAGTTATACATGCATTTATTGTACCGGCTTCCACCACCCGCCGACTCTCTTTAACAACTCAATACATCTTGTTTTCCATCATAAGCTATATTATGAAAATTAATTCTTACAAAAGTTGTAAGTCTTGGTTTAGGAATAATTATAGCATCATATTCATAGAGCGTCAATAATGGGCATTTAACGTTTTCTGACTAGTTTAGCTTTAGTTTTTAATGTTTTATGTGTTGTTGGATAAATCCTAGCCTATAAGCCTGTATATTCAAATAAATCAAAATCTGCCGTATTATCGCTTTCAAAACCATTGCTGCTGGCAAACATTCCTACATATGCCCCGATAAAGCCTCCTGCAACATCAGTACTGAGTATTCTCCCGTCTACATTCACGGCAAGCTCCGTAAGCTGATTTTCATCTCCGAAATAAAAGCTGTAATCCTGTCCGCATGCCTGAACTACCATATGAATACGTTTATGTATAATTTCCTTTTGGGAAATGACGCTTTCCTCTCCGTTATTACATACAACCAGTCTTATTATATTTTTTTCACCGGAGCAAGTGCATTCAAACCTTATGTGATAATTGTTATTTTGTATTAATAGTATGCCTGCCGCTTCATTTTCGTTCTCAGGAGAAAACTCCATTATTGTTTTTGCTTTAAAATTAATATGTTGCTGACGTCTGCCAATATAAGCAGGGTTTTTTTCCTCAACTATTTTTACAGGGCTCAGCTTTAGCCTTAAATATCCCGGTCTGTCAGTGAGACTGTAGAAGTTTTCTCTTGGAGTGCGTACAAAATTCCATATAAAGTCAAGCTTATCATTGTCAAAGTTGTCACAAACTTCTGCTTTAACAGGATTATCTGAAGGAAGCTTAGGTCTTTCATAGGAAAACTCCACTTTCCCGCTTAATGGGCTTACTACCGGCCATCCGTCTTCCCATGTAACGGGAATCAAAAATGTTTCACGGCCAAGGTTTCTAAAGTATCCTCCATACGGTCTTGATGCCAGTGCTACCATCCACCACTCGCCATTTTGTGTTTCAACAAGATCTGCATGGCCTACATTTGCAATAGGATATTTTCTTCCCAAATGCCTGTGAGTAAGAATAGGATTTCCCTTGCAACCCTCATAAGGGCCTGTTACACTTTTGCTTCTGGCAACTGTAACTGAATGATGATAATCTGTTCCGCCCTCGGCTATCATTAAATAGTAATATCCGTTAATTTTATAGATATGTGGTCCTTCCGGCCATACGGCATTTTTCAATGCACCTCTCCACAACCCATATCGAGGGCCTGTCAGTTGCATCTTTTGAGTGTCCAGTTCCCGCATCCAGATTTCGTTGTCTCCATAATAGGTTCCATCAGGTGCATCATTGGTTCCCATAAAATATACCTTCCCGTCATCATCAAAGAAAAGTGACGGATCTATGCCGGGGGCATCGTCCACCCAGTATGGTTCTGACCACGGGCCTTCCGGTTTTTCCGCTGTTATTATGAAATTGCCCTTTTTTCCTACGTTGGTACATGCAATATAAAATAAGCCTTTGTTATATCTGATGGTTGGAGCATATATTCCCTGAGATTGCTCAAGTTCATCTAAGTCCAGCTGGGTTGTCCTGTCCAGAGCATGTCCTATCTGTTTCCAATTTACTAAATCCTTGCTGTGAAAAATCGGCAGTCCCGGGAAGTATGTAAAGCTGGATGTAACGAGGTAATAGTCATCGTTTACGCGGCATATTGACGGGTCAGGATAAAACCCCGGCAATATAGGATTACTGAAATAATTACAATCTGTTTTTGTCAAATATAACGCCTCCCTGTAGAAATATTCTATGATATCCGGGAATGTATCATCCCCAAAATAAGGATGATACATTTCAATAAGGATAGTTTAGCATAATTTACATGTCTTTTTCACTTATTGTCCTATAATTTCCGTAAACCTATCCTTGGATATATAATTTGTTTCCTCTATCAAGGCTCCGTTTCTGTAAAACCGCAAGTATGGTATCTCCGAATTTCCCAATTGCTCTTCCTTGAAGGTTTTGAATTCTTCGAAATAGTCGGTGGTGTTATACTCCAACTCATATACATCAATATCCGCCTTCACATCCGTACTATCATACAGCCAGGTTTTCAGCGCCTGCCACTGTGGGCACCAATCCTGTGTCAGTACTATAAGTACCATTTCCTTTGAAGTTGTTATACTTTTGTCAAACTCCCCGTTCTTTATGGCATTTAAAGCTTGTTCTTTTTGTATTTCTATTTTATTTATCATAAGTTCCCGTCCTTTAATATAAGTTCTTTTTTATTATTTTCTTAGCCGCTTAAAAAATTCTGTTAATATATTTCCACATTCTTCGAACATTAATCCATATACTACGTCAACTCTGTGATTAAATTGGGGAACTCTGAATAAATCTATAACTGAGCCTGCAGCGCCCGCCTTTTTGTCCATTGCCCCTATATAAAGTGTTTTTATTCTTGACTGAATTATAGCACCTGCACACATGGCACAAGGCTCTAAAGTAACATACATGTCACAACCGTCCAGCCGCCATGTTCCAAGCTTCTTTGCGGCCTTTTTTAAAGCTTCTATTTCGGCATGGGACGTAACATCCTGTTTTTCTTCCTTTTGATTACAGCCGCTGGCGATAAGCTCTCCATCCTTTACTACAATTGCTCCTACCGGAGATTCACCCTTTGCATAAGCCTCTTTTGCCTGTTTAATTGCTTCTTGCATAAACTGTTCGTTTCTGGTGTACATTTGGTGTACCTCCATCAGATAATTTCATTTTTACTACTATATATTATAACGCCGAGGCTAAGAAATTAAATATTTTTATAAGTCAGTACCATAACGAACTTACAAACATATTATGTTATCAGAATGTCAGCTTTTTTAAGCTGCATTAGTATTTGTACAAAAAGGAGATGTATGCATGAAAAAAGCTTTAATTACAGGGATAACAGGTCAGGATGGGTCATATCTGTCTGAGTTTTTATTAAATAAAGGATACGAAGTTCATGGTATTGCCAGAAGAAGCAGTAGCTTGAATACTCAAAGGATATCCCACCTTCTTGAGGATAAGGCCGGTGAAAACTCACAAATTTCTCTTCATTTCGGAGATTTATCCGACTCCGGAAGCCTCAGTAAACTAATTTATAGGATAGAGCCCGATGAAGTTTACAATCTGGGTGCCCAAAGTCATGTCAAAGTATCGTTTGATGTTCCCGAATATACCGGAGATGTGGATGCATTGGGAACTGTAAGACTTTTGGAAAGTATCAGAGAAATTAATCCTCGTATCAAGTTCTATCAGGCTTCCTCAAGCGAATTATTCGGTAAGGTAAGAGAAACTCCTCAAAGTGAGACTACTCCCTTCTATCCCAGAAGCCCGTACGGAGTAGCAAAAATGTATTCGTACTGGATTACGGTAAACTACCGTGAAGCATATGACCTCTTTGCATGTAACGGAATTCTTTTCAATCATGAGTCTCCCAGACGCGGAGAAACCTTCGTAACCCGTAAGATAACTAAAGGAATATCCGACATAGTAAATGGGAAAACAGACAAACTTTATCTTGGTAACATTGACGCCAAAAGGGATTGGGGCTTTGCAGGGGATTACGTAGAAGCAATGTGGCTCATGCTTCAGCAGAATGAACCCGACGATTTTGTTATAGCAACCGGGGAAACTCACACCGTAAGGGAATTCTGTAACCTTGCATTTAAACGTGTAGGTATAACGCTGGAGTGGCAAGGCTCCGGAGAACAGGAAAAGGCTGTGGACAGTGCTAACGGAAAGGAGCTTATCAATATCAGCAGTAAATTCTTCCGTCCAACAGAGGTAGATTTGCTTTTGGGTAATCCGTCCAAAGCAAAAAGTAAACTCAAATGGGAACAGAAAGTCTCTTTTGAGGAGCTTGTTAAAATGATGGTTGAAAGTGATTTAAATGGGGAGATGAAATAATGAATAAGGATAGTAAAATCTATGTAGCCGGACACAATGGCATGGTTGGTTCTGCAATAGTAAGGAGACTTCAAAAGAACGGGTATGAAAACATATTATGTAAAAGTCACAGAGAGCTGGACCTTACAAATCAGACCTTAACAGACGAATTTTTTAAGGATGAACAACCGGATTTTGTATTTATTGCAGCTGCAAAGGTTGGCGGAATCCATGCCAACAACTCCTTTCCTGCGGATTTTATAATGGAAAATATGCTTATAGAGTGCAATTTATTAAAAAGTGCTTTTAAATATGGAGTAAAAAAGCTGCTGTTTCTGGGCAGTTCGTGTATATACCCAAAATTATGTCCTCAGCCCATAAAGGAAGAATATCTTCTGACCGGTGAATTAGAGCCTACCAACGAAGCATACGCTCTTGCAAAAATATCGGGCATTAAAATGTGCCAATCTTACAACAGGCAGTATGGTACACGGTTTATTTCTGCAATGCCTGCAAGCCTCTACGGCGTCAATGACAGGTTTAATATTAATAACTCTCATGTTATACCTTCAATGATTATTAAGTTCCATGAGGCTAAAGTAAATAACAAGCCATATGTTGAATTATGGGGCACAGGAAATCCTTTAAGAGAATTTCTGTATGTTGATGATATGGCAGATGCCTGTTTGTATCTTATGCAGAATTATGAAGGAAACGAGTTTGTCAACATCGGCTCAGGTAAAGAAATCAGCATACGTAACCTTGCTGAAACATTAAAGCAAGTAACAGAATACACCGGCGAACTTGTCTTTGATACAACCAAACCTGATGGTACCCCAAGGCGTGTACTGGATAACTCTAAAATACATAAGACAGGGTGGGTACCTCGGATTGATATGGAAGAAGGCCTTCGAAGAGAATATGAATATTATTTGAAATACATTATTGGCTAAAAATTATTCTCGATAGAATTCTTGATAATAAAAGTGAGGCAGTATCAAATCAGACTGCCTCACTTTTATTCTACCCATTATTTTCTTCACTGAATAATTGCTTTAGTACATCAAGTTGTGCACTTATCAACGCCTCAGACTTTGTTTTAAAGGAATACAACTGACCTTTTATTTCATCCAGTTTTCCTCTTGCCTTAATGACCTCAAGATTGGCAGTTTCAATTATTTTTGTGGCACTTACCTCTGCCTCATCAGTTATATTTTTTGCTTTCTCACACGCATTTGTCTTTATTTGTTCGCTTGTGTGCTGTGCAACTATAATAGAATGCTGTAATGATTCCTCAAGTATTTTATAGTGTTGAACAGTTTCATTGAGTATATCTATTTTGTTTTTCATTTCCTGGGTTTCTTTAGCCATACCTATGTAGTCCTCACCCACTTGGGCAAGGATCGCATCAACTTGTTTTCTGCAATATCCGTTAAGAAGGGACTTTTTTATGCAAAGACATTTAAAATCTTCGGGAGTATAATACATATCTCTCATCTCCTAAAATTACTCTCTCATCATAATATATTCCCATTATGGCAATATATTCTGCATTTGAGTAACCATATGGACGAAGAATAAGTATATTTTACCATTTAAAGCCTATGGGCATTATATCCCTCTCCTTGACATTGAACCTGAGCTTGGTAAAGTCTCTGGTTATAATCATATCTGCAATGTCCCTAACCCATAGAATATCATTCACAGCAACATAAAATCTTGCCCTGTCAACTAAATTCTCCATGTTAGGATAATACCGTGCTACACGTTTTAAAAAGGCTTCACCAAGATTATCAATAAGTATTCCCACATCATAAGCAGGGTCCCCCAATCCGGAAAGTCCGAAACCTAACACACCGGTTAATTTCTTTAATCTGCTGTCTATAAGCAGGTGACAGGCAGAAAAGTCACCGTGTATAAGGGTAGGTTCGTAGGACAAAAAGTCATCATTATTCTCAACAGGTTTAAATACCTGCTTTATATACTCCTTTGTATAATC of the Ruminiclostridium papyrosolvens DSM 2782 genome contains:
- the tadA gene encoding tRNA adenosine(34) deaminase TadA; the encoded protein is MYTRNEQFMQEAIKQAKEAYAKGESPVGAIVVKDGELIASGCNQKEEKQDVTSHAEIEALKKAAKKLGTWRLDGCDMYVTLEPCAMCAGAIIQSRIKTLYIGAMDKKAGAAGSVIDLFRVPQFNHRVDVVYGLMFEECGNILTEFFKRLRK
- the ilvN gene encoding acetolactate synthase small subunit, whose translation is MAKHTLSVLVENRSGVLSRVAGLFSRRGFNIDSLAVGVTENPEVSRMTIVVDGDEYTVEQVSKQLNKLIDIIKIRALENTDSVSRELALIKVNATSSTRSEIVQIVEIFRAKIVDVSKNTLTVEISGSGDKVRALEDMLRQFGIKEIVRTGTIAIERGNKYIKAGSTEEI
- a CDS encoding DivIVA domain-containing protein translates to MYYTPEDFKCLCIKKSLLNGYCRKQVDAILAQVGEDYIGMAKETQEMKNKIDILNETVQHYKILEESLQHSIIVAQHTSEQIKTNACEKAKNITDEAEVSATKIIETANLEVIKARGKLDEIKGQLYSFKTKSEALISAQLDVLKQLFSEENNG
- the ilvB gene encoding biosynthetic-type acetolactate synthase large subunit codes for the protein MKITGAQALVKALELENVTTIFGYPGAAICPFYDALLDSDINHVLTRHEQGAAHAASGYSRVTGKTGVCVATSGPGATNLITGIATAYSDSIPMVAITGQVSLDLIGRDVFQEVDITGATEPFCKHNYLVKNIKDLPRIVKEAFHIASTGRPGPVLIDVPVDIQTDELDFIYPHEVDIKGYKPNYKGHPQQIRRIAEAITSSQRPIICAGGGVISAKASEVMTRLAEKCQIPVVTTLMGIGSIPVEHPLNFGMLGSHGVYAANYAVHNTDLLIIIGARVGDRALGTAGKIAEKAGIIHIDIDPAEIGKNVSTTIPVVGDAGLILEDLYKSIQKCNTLQWLESLQQAVKKNKVELTEKNNYVNPKKLIAELSKRLNDDAIVVTEVGQNQIWAANNFIARTPGSFITSGGLGTMGYGLPAGIGVKTGKPGSTVVVIGGDGSFQMSMPELGTIKQNRLGVKILILNNSRLGMVREMQKNKYKKRYSQVFLDDNPDFVKIAEAYGFKSKRISCNSQIDSALDSFLDDDNAYLLECIVDPEEETV
- a CDS encoding GDP-L-fucose synthase family protein, which produces MNKDSKIYVAGHNGMVGSAIVRRLQKNGYENILCKSHRELDLTNQTLTDEFFKDEQPDFVFIAAAKVGGIHANNSFPADFIMENMLIECNLLKSAFKYGVKKLLFLGSSCIYPKLCPQPIKEEYLLTGELEPTNEAYALAKISGIKMCQSYNRQYGTRFISAMPASLYGVNDRFNINNSHVIPSMIIKFHEAKVNNKPYVELWGTGNPLREFLYVDDMADACLYLMQNYEGNEFVNIGSGKEISIRNLAETLKQVTEYTGELVFDTTKPDGTPRRVLDNSKIHKTGWVPRIDMEEGLRREYEYYLKYIIG
- a CDS encoding glycoside hydrolase family 43 protein, whose amino-acid sequence is MTKTDCNYFSNPILPGFYPDPSICRVNDDYYLVTSSFTYFPGLPIFHSKDLVNWKQIGHALDRTTQLDLDELEQSQGIYAPTIRYNKGLFYIACTNVGKKGNFIITAEKPEGPWSEPYWVDDAPGIDPSLFFDDDGKVYFMGTNDAPDGTYYGDNEIWMRELDTQKMQLTGPRYGLWRGALKNAVWPEGPHIYKINGYYYLMIAEGGTDYHHSVTVARSKSVTGPYEGCKGNPILTHRHLGRKYPIANVGHADLVETQNGEWWMVALASRPYGGYFRNLGRETFLIPVTWEDGWPVVSPLSGKVEFSYERPKLPSDNPVKAEVCDNFDNDKLDFIWNFVRTPRENFYSLTDRPGYLRLKLSPVKIVEEKNPAYIGRRQQHINFKAKTIMEFSPENENEAAGILLIQNNNYHIRFECTCSGEKNIIRLVVCNNGEESVISQKEIIHKRIHMVVQACGQDYSFYFGDENQLTELAVNVDGRILSTDVAGGFIGAYVGMFASSNGFESDNTADFDLFEYTGL
- the gmd gene encoding GDP-mannose 4,6-dehydratase, whose protein sequence is MKKALITGITGQDGSYLSEFLLNKGYEVHGIARRSSSLNTQRISHLLEDKAGENSQISLHFGDLSDSGSLSKLIYRIEPDEVYNLGAQSHVKVSFDVPEYTGDVDALGTVRLLESIREINPRIKFYQASSSELFGKVRETPQSETTPFYPRSPYGVAKMYSYWITVNYREAYDLFACNGILFNHESPRRGETFVTRKITKGISDIVNGKTDKLYLGNIDAKRDWGFAGDYVEAMWLMLQQNEPDDFVIATGETHTVREFCNLAFKRVGITLEWQGSGEQEKAVDSANGKELINISSKFFRPTEVDLLLGNPSKAKSKLKWEQKVSFEELVKMMVESDLNGEMK